TCGCCAAAGCGGCCCTGCACGACGGCTATCAACCCAAAGCCGCGTTCGAGGAGGACGAGTCATCGAAAACCTCATCGTAATTTCCCTGCTGACGCTGTTAGGTGTTACCGGCGTGGCGATCATGCGCCTGAAAAGCGTGGTGGCGGCGGTGATGCTATCCGGCATCTACAGCTTGCTCTCCGCAGGGTTGTTTGTGGTCATGGATGCGGTAGATGTCGCTTTTACCGAAGCGGCGGTGGGTGCCGGCGTGTCAACGGTGTTGTTACTGGGAACGCTCTCCCTGAGTTCCCGCAGCAGCAAGACCCCGACGCATACGCCGTTCATTCCCCTGGCGGTGGTGACGATTACCGGCGCAGCCTTGGTGTATGGCACCTTGGACATGCCCCATTACGGGGATCCTAACGCACCG
This window of the Pseudomonadota bacterium genome carries:
- a CDS encoding DUF4040 domain-containing protein, which codes for MRLKSVVAAVMLSGIYSLLSAGLFVVMDAVDVAFTEAAVGAGVSTVLLLGTLSLSSRSSKTPTHTPFIPLAVVTITGAALVYGTLDMPHYGDPNAPVQQHVAPRYLNESAKEVGPPNVVTSVLASYRGYDTLGETTVVFTAAVGVLVILRGRRRRKANTEASS